Within Desulfobacter sp., the genomic segment TCCCAAGACTCGCTCTTTTATGGTCTCAATCATGCTGTTTCTTCCGTTTTGAGTTTTAAGGGCGAGGGGCCCAGTTGTTTCAATGTATCGATAAAGGCATTCACCTCTTCCACGAACTCGGGTGCCTCGGCCGAGGAAACCCAGCGGGCCCGCAGGCGCTCTTTTTCAATACCGGTGAATTCCATCATCTGGGAGAGGATGTTGACACGTTTCTCAGTACTGTAATTACCGTACAGGTAATTGCATTCGGAAAGATGTCAGCCGCCCACGAAGACCCCGTCCACCCC encodes:
- a CDS encoding hydrogenase iron-sulfur subunit, which produces MSDQNFEPNIICFLCTWUAYAAADLAGVSRMQYPANIRIIRVMCSGSVSPHHVLRAFQQGVDGVFVGGUHLSECNYLYGNYSTEKRVNILSQMMEFTGIEKERLRARWVSSAEAPEFVEEVNAFIDTLKQLGPSPLKLKTEETA